TGTTCGAGCGGGCGGCGCGGTTCGGAGCCCAGACCGCCATCGTCGATCCGACCGGCAGGTTCAGCTACGCTATGCTGGCGGCCCGAACCAACGCCGTGGCGGCGGGCCTGGTCGACCGAGGCGTGCAGCCTGGCGACCGGGTTGCCTACCTGCTCGACCCTGGCTTCGAGCACGTCGCCGTCCAGTGGGGAATCTGGCGGGCCGGTGGTATTGCGGTTCCCCTCGCGGTCTCGCATCCCGAACGGGAGCTGGCCCATGTCATCGATGACGCGACCCCGTCGCTCATGGTTGCCGATCCCGGTGAATACCTGGCACGGCTCGCAGGGCTGGCCCGCGACCGCGGCATCCCGGTTGCCTCCCCGGGCGAGCTGCAACCTGACAGCATACCTGCCCTTCCCGAGGTCCGCGCCGAACAGCCTGCGCTGGTGATCTACACGAGCGGAACGACCGGACGACCGAAAGGCGTAGTCACCACACACACCAACCTCAGAGCCCAAACCACCACGCTGGTCGACGCGTGGGAATGGCGGGAGACCGACCGCAGCCTGCACGTGCTGCCGCTTCATCACATCCACGGCCTCATCAATGCACTGTCCTGTGCGCTCTGGTGCGGAGCAGCCGTCGAGTTCCTCAGTCCGTTCGATGCACTCCGAGCCTGGGAACGCCTCGGTTCAGGCGAGATCACCTTCTTCACGGCGGTTCCGACGGTCTACGCCCGGTTGATCGGCGCCTGGGAGGCGAGCGATCCGGCCCTCCGACGACGCTGGCGGCGCGGACTCGACGGAGTCCGGGTCATGTGTTCCGGCTC
This region of Gemmatimonadales bacterium genomic DNA includes:
- a CDS encoding acyl-CoA synthetase, with the translated sequence MATDLLFERAARFGAQTAIVDPTGRFSYAMLAARTNAVAAGLVDRGVQPGDRVAYLLDPGFEHVAVQWGIWRAGGIAVPLAVSHPERELAHVIDDATPSLMVADPGEYLARLAGLARDRGIPVASPGELQPDSIPALPEVRAEQPALVIYTSGTTGRPKGVVTTHTNLRAQTTTLVDAWEWRETDRSLHVLPLHHIHGLINALSCALWCGAAVEFLSPFDALRAWERLGSGEITFFTAVPTVYARLIGAWEASDPALRRRWRRGLDGVRVMCSGSAALPVSTLEQWETMTGHRLLERYGMTEIGMALGNPLHGRRRAGTVGVPFPDVALRLVDEVGQVVPDGAVGELEVQSAQVFQEYWQRPEETAKAFRDGWFLTGDVAIREDGYYRLLGRRSVDLIKSAGYKLSALEIEEAIREHPDVADCAVVGLADADLGEKVAALIVCRETEPDPDQFRTWLKTRLAAYKVPRVIAFADELPRNAMGKVTKTAVRDVLRS